Within the Candidatus Coatesbacteria bacterium genome, the region AAAGGATCCCCCTCCATGCACACCTACCACCTGTCACCGGCCCGGTTGCTGATCATCTTCATCACCGGCGCCCTGGGTCTGGCCCTGGTGATCTTCGGCTTCCTCTTCCCCACCAACCCGCTGATCTTCGAAGACGGCCTCAACCTGCCCGGCGGCTGGCTGGTCTCGACCCTGCTGTTCGTCGTGGCCGCCCTGGTCTTCGGGGTGATCCTCGGCGGCCTGGGCCGGCTGTTCGGCCGCGGGCTGGTCAAGCTGATCTTCGGCTCCGATCCCGGCAAGTACTTCCTCGAACGCGACAGCCGCAGCGACAAGGCCCTGCGCTCCCACCTGGCCCACGCCGCCGGTTACTGCTTCGATCGCAACTTCACCCACACCTTCAAGATCGCCTTCCGCAACTACTTCCGCTACGAGACCGCCATCCCCGACTTCCACGACCAGCTCTGCCTGACCGCCCTGGCCGGCAGCGATTCCCCCCTGCACCAGCGCCTGGGACGCCTGGGTCTGGGGGTCGAGATCCGCGCCAACCTGGCCGTCATGCTGCTGCTCTACGTCGTCGGACGGCTGATCTTCATCCTGGTCAACCCGCTGACCGCCCTGGCCGCTCCGGTGATCATCGAGCTGGCCGTGATCTTCTTCCTGGCGCTGGTGCTGACCTACTCCCAGCTCAAGCTCCAGGCCGCCTGGTACCACGAACTCTACATCTCCTTCTTCGAGCTGGCCGTCGAGGAAGACGTCGACCGGCCGACGGTCAAACTCTCCAGCCGGCGCGGACGGCGCAGCGGACGACGCCGCAGCGGCGGTTCCAAGAGCGGCAGCCGCAGCGGTTCCTCCCGGGGCGGCTCGAAGGGCGGATCATCGCGCAGGTCATCGGGCGGCTCGAAAGGCGGCTCGAAAGGCGGCTCATCCGGCGGTTCGAAGGGCGGCGACTGAGCCCGTCCCCGGCTTGGCAGATCTGCCAGAACGGCGGCCGAGCGGCCGCCGTTTCTTCATCCACAACGCCGTAAGCGATGCTGACCCCTGCCGGAACCCGCCGGATGACCGGCGGCCGCTGACGGACGATTGACAATGCCACACTGGACGGGGCTGCGACGCCACCGTTTGTCCATCAACACTGAACCGATCAACGCTGAACCGATAAATGCTGAACCGATCAGCGGTCCTGACGGGCCGCTCCCACAGGCTAACGAGCCTGTGCTCCATAGCGGCTCGCGGACGGGATTGGCATCCCGCCCGACAGGGGACGGTTAGCACCAGTGAGCGCCCTTAGCGCGCCGCGTCCAGCAGCTCGCCGACCTCCAGCCGCTGCGGCCGCCCCCGGGGCGGCGTCCAGTCCAGCCGCACCTTGAGCCGCAGAAAGCCCCGCGGCAGGTCCAGGTCCCCGGGCTGCAGGTCGTACTCGGCCAGGGTCTCGGCCAGCTCGTCGGGGTCCTCGAGCTCGGGCCGCAACCCGGCGTCCAGCACCCACCAGCGGCGCCAGAACAGCCCCTCGGGCCGGTCCTCGTAGCAGGCCAGCCGCCGGTTGTCCTGCAGCTCCTCCAGCGGCAGGGCCTCGAGCAGCTCGAGTTGCTCCGCGGCGTAGAGGGCCGCCCGCCCCGCCATCGAACCCTCGGCCACCCCACGCTCGGCGTTGGGCAGGCTGAGCAGGATTCCCGCCACGCCGATCAGCAGGATCGCCGAGGCGATCAGCATCTCGACCAGGGAGAAGCCGCGGCTGTCGCCGACTCGCTGCACGGCTCACTCCCGGATTAGGGCCAGCAGATCAGGCCCGTGGGCTCGTCGGGCACCCGCTCCAGCTCCCGGCCGGTGAACTCGACGATCACCAGCTCGGTCAGGAAGAC harbors:
- a CDS encoding prepilin-type N-terminal cleavage/methylation domain-containing protein, with the protein product MQRVGDSRGFSLVEMLIASAILLIGVAGILLSLPNAERGVAEGSMAGRAALYAAEQLELLEALPLEELQDNRRLACYEDRPEGLFWRRWWVLDAGLRPELEDPDELAETLAEYDLQPGDLDLPRGFLRLKVRLDWTPPRGRPQRLEVGELLDAAR